Proteins encoded by one window of Actinocorallia herbida:
- a CDS encoding NYN domain-containing protein, whose protein sequence is MAASEFLPQPARYAVFVDAGYLYAASGALLLEASSRREYRVFAEKLIKALTAHADERINGELLRLYWFDAAPRKQPTVEQRVIANLPLVKLRLGNLNAQGQQKGVDAQLRADLESLARHRAITDAVLLAGDEDMLPAVEAAQSYGVRVHLWGVEPTHGSNQAEWLVWESDTVEVLPADFVRPYFARAGLLPGGEAATPAVAASTSRPAVPSPSQVFAGKVAPPPPVRPPLPSTAAAAVGSAGKAIEAKSLESRGADLRTGEAKATESKLGPDRGAMLEVGEHVAQKWVFERGRDNIRDLLPGPILPPVIDKELLIDAEKILGRSLRPYQEARTWLRDGFWERVYREFGIGVGTSDS, encoded by the coding sequence ATGGCTGCCTCCGAGTTTCTCCCGCAACCTGCCCGCTATGCCGTTTTTGTCGATGCGGGTTACCTTTATGCCGCTTCTGGGGCCCTTCTTCTTGAAGCGTCCTCCCGGCGCGAGTACCGGGTCTTCGCGGAAAAGCTCATCAAGGCGCTCACCGCGCACGCCGACGAACGCATCAACGGCGAACTCCTGCGGCTCTACTGGTTCGACGCCGCCCCCCGCAAGCAGCCGACGGTCGAGCAGCGCGTCATCGCCAACCTCCCGCTGGTGAAACTGCGCCTCGGCAACCTCAACGCGCAGGGTCAGCAGAAGGGCGTCGACGCCCAGTTGCGCGCCGACCTCGAATCGCTCGCCCGGCACCGTGCGATCACCGACGCGGTCCTGCTCGCCGGAGACGAGGACATGCTCCCCGCCGTCGAGGCGGCGCAGAGCTACGGCGTGCGGGTCCACCTGTGGGGCGTGGAGCCCACCCATGGCTCCAACCAGGCCGAATGGCTGGTGTGGGAGTCCGACACCGTCGAGGTGCTGCCGGCCGACTTCGTGCGGCCCTACTTCGCCCGTGCCGGACTGCTCCCGGGCGGGGAGGCCGCCACCCCGGCCGTCGCGGCGTCCACCAGCCGTCCGGCGGTGCCCTCGCCGTCGCAGGTGTTCGCGGGCAAGGTCGCGCCGCCGCCGCCCGTGCGGCCCCCGCTGCCGTCCACCGCGGCCGCGGCCGTCGGCTCGGCCGGGAAGGCCATCGAGGCCAAGTCGCTGGAGAGCAGGGGCGCCGACCTCAGGACCGGCGAGGCCAAGGCCACCGAGAGCAAGCTCGGGCCCGACCGGGGCGCGATGCTGGAGGTCGGCGAGCACGTCGCGCAGAAGTGGGTGTTCGAGCGGGGCCGCGACAACATCCGCGACCTGCTGCCGGGGCCGATCCTGCCGCCCGTCATCGACAAGGAGCTGCTGATCGACGCCGAGAAGATCCTCGGCAGGTCGCTGCGGCCCTACCAGGAGGCGCGGACCTGGCTGCGCGACGGGTTCTGGGAGCGGGTCTACCGCGAGTTCGGCATCGGCGTCGGCACCTCGGACTCCTGA
- a CDS encoding acyl-CoA carboxylase subunit epsilon, whose amino-acid sequence MSERPFLQVIKGDATPEEVAALIAVVSARATAPAAAPARRGSVWTDRSRLVRGPVQAGPGAWRASALPR is encoded by the coding sequence ATGAGTGAAAGACCGTTTCTTCAGGTCATCAAGGGTGACGCGACCCCGGAGGAGGTGGCCGCGCTGATCGCGGTCGTCTCCGCCCGCGCGACGGCCCCCGCCGCGGCCCCGGCGCGCCGCGGGTCGGTGTGGACGGACAGGTCGCGCCTGGTCCGCGGGCCGGTCCAGGCGGGTCCCGGCGCGTGGCGGGCGAGCGCGCTGCCGCGCTGA
- a CDS encoding acyl-CoA carboxylase subunit beta: MAMEAVEPPVEKIDIHTTAGKIADLERRRYEAVHAGSAAAVEKQHAKGKMTARERIDALMDEGSFVEFDEFARHRSTMFGLEKKRPYSDGVVIGYGTVDGRQVCVFSQDVMAFGGSLGEVYGEKIVKMLDMALSTGCPIVGINEGGGARIQEGVVALGLYAEIFKRNVHASGVIPQISLIMGATAGGHVYSPALTDFIVMVDQTSHMFITGPDVIKTVTGEEVTFEELGGAHTHNAKSGVSHYMASDETDAIDYVKALLSYLPSNNMSEAPEFEQAAELDTVPELDTIIPDSANQPYDMKTIIESVVDDGDFLEVQPLFAPNIVVGYARVDGRSVGIVANQPMQFAGCLDIDASEKAARFIRTCDAFNVPVLTFVDVPGFLPGTDQEYNGIIRRGAKLLYAYAEATVPLITVITRKAYGGAYDVMGSKHLGADVNLAWPTAQIAVMGAQGAVNILYRRELAAADDADARRAELVTEYEDTLANPYIAAERGYVDAVIMPSETRAHVIKALRALREKRKTLPPKKHGNIPL, translated from the coding sequence ATGGCGATGGAAGCGGTTGAACCCCCGGTCGAAAAGATCGACATCCACACCACGGCGGGAAAAATCGCCGACCTTGAGCGACGCAGGTACGAAGCCGTGCACGCCGGGTCGGCCGCCGCGGTGGAGAAGCAGCACGCGAAGGGCAAGATGACCGCTCGCGAGCGGATCGACGCCCTGATGGACGAAGGCTCCTTTGTGGAGTTCGACGAGTTCGCGCGGCACAGGTCCACCATGTTCGGGCTCGAGAAGAAGCGCCCCTACAGCGACGGCGTGGTCATCGGCTACGGCACCGTCGACGGCCGTCAGGTGTGCGTGTTCTCCCAGGACGTCATGGCCTTCGGCGGATCCCTGGGCGAGGTCTACGGCGAGAAGATCGTCAAGATGCTCGACATGGCGCTGAGCACCGGTTGCCCGATCGTCGGCATCAACGAGGGCGGCGGCGCGCGGATCCAGGAGGGCGTGGTGGCCCTCGGCCTCTACGCCGAGATCTTCAAGCGCAACGTGCACGCCAGCGGCGTCATCCCGCAGATCTCGCTGATCATGGGCGCGACCGCGGGCGGCCACGTGTACTCCCCCGCGCTCACCGACTTCATCGTCATGGTCGACCAGACGTCGCACATGTTCATCACCGGCCCCGACGTGATCAAGACGGTCACCGGCGAGGAGGTGACGTTCGAGGAACTGGGCGGCGCGCACACGCACAACGCCAAGTCCGGTGTCTCGCACTACATGGCCTCCGACGAGACCGACGCGATCGACTACGTCAAGGCGCTGCTGTCCTACCTGCCCTCGAACAACATGTCCGAGGCGCCGGAGTTCGAGCAGGCGGCCGAGCTGGACACCGTGCCCGAGCTGGACACGATCATCCCGGACTCGGCGAACCAGCCCTACGACATGAAGACGATCATCGAGTCGGTCGTGGACGACGGGGACTTCCTGGAGGTCCAGCCCCTGTTCGCGCCGAACATCGTGGTCGGCTACGCCCGCGTCGACGGCCGCAGCGTCGGCATCGTGGCCAACCAGCCGATGCAGTTCGCGGGCTGCCTCGACATCGACGCCTCGGAGAAGGCCGCCCGGTTCATCCGGACCTGTGACGCCTTCAACGTGCCCGTCCTGACCTTCGTGGACGTGCCCGGCTTCCTGCCCGGCACCGACCAGGAGTACAACGGCATCATCCGGCGCGGCGCGAAGCTGCTGTACGCCTACGCCGAGGCGACCGTCCCGCTGATCACGGTCATCACCCGCAAGGCCTACGGCGGCGCCTACGACGTCATGGGCTCCAAGCACCTCGGCGCCGACGTCAACCTGGCGTGGCCGACCGCGCAGATCGCGGTCATGGGCGCGCAGGGCGCGGTGAACATCCTGTACCGCCGTGAACTCGCCGCCGCCGACGACGCCGACGCGCGCCGCGCCGAGCTCGTCACCGAGTACGAGGACACGCTGGCCAACCCCTACATCGCCGCCGAGCGCGGGTATGTGGACGCGGTCATCATGCCCTCGGAGACCCGTGCGCACGTCATCAAGGCGCTGCGGGCCCTGCGGGAGAAGCGCAAGACGCTGCCGCCGAAGAAGCACGGCAACATCCCGCTGTAA
- a CDS encoding YncE family protein, giving the protein MRFHKAAALALTAAALTGCGAVSLAPGGRPDGTVVVLGAAAPYLPGGPPVVRPRGPEPADVYAATRPGTAGPLRSLPARLFLPYGRTVTVLDQRDLTRVRRIRLAAPVARVVPSWDLRTLWAFGPSALVPLDPRTLRAGPVRRLAGARDLVFTPDGSTALVLTDRRVEFRDPGSMELRRALRLPCAPTAAADFTAAGDRLVTACGGTLLFVDWRTGMSGTSALSDAPTRLLLSPDGARFYGASPSGLLVLDAATLRETARVRLGHGIAALVPGRSARVVYAAGPGALSAVGPSGAPQRRVAVPDRATLAAVSADGRTLWLRTPTGLAAQRLAAPTRTAPVPNTDLTLYPQPGRYSVGPHLR; this is encoded by the coding sequence GTGCGCTTCCACAAGGCGGCGGCCCTCGCGCTCACCGCGGCCGCGCTGACCGGCTGCGGTGCCGTGTCCCTCGCCCCGGGCGGGCGGCCGGACGGCACCGTCGTCGTGCTCGGGGCCGCCGCGCCCTACCTGCCCGGAGGACCGCCCGTGGTCCGGCCGCGCGGACCGGAACCCGCCGACGTGTACGCCGCGACCCGTCCCGGGACCGCCGGACCCCTGCGGTCGCTGCCCGCACGGCTGTTCCTGCCGTACGGCCGGACCGTGACCGTCCTGGACCAGCGGGACCTGACCCGGGTCCGGCGGATCCGGCTGGCCGCGCCCGTCGCCCGGGTCGTCCCGTCCTGGGATCTGCGCACGCTGTGGGCGTTCGGGCCCAGCGCGCTGGTGCCGCTCGACCCGCGCACGCTGCGGGCCGGGCCGGTCCGGCGGCTCGCCGGGGCGCGCGACCTGGTCTTCACCCCCGACGGCAGCACCGCGCTGGTGCTCACCGACCGGCGGGTCGAGTTCCGCGACCCCGGCTCGATGGAACTGCGCCGGGCGCTGCGGCTGCCCTGCGCGCCGACCGCCGCCGCCGACTTCACCGCCGCCGGGGACCGGCTGGTCACCGCGTGCGGCGGCACCCTGCTCTTCGTCGACTGGCGCACCGGCATGTCCGGCACCTCCGCGCTGTCCGACGCGCCCACCCGGCTGCTCCTCTCCCCCGACGGGGCCCGGTTCTACGGCGCGTCGCCCTCCGGCCTGCTCGTCCTGGACGCCGCGACCTTGCGCGAGACCGCCCGGGTCCGCCTCGGCCACGGCATCGCCGCGCTCGTCCCCGGCCGCTCCGCCCGCGTCGTCTACGCCGCGGGCCCCGGCGCGCTCTCCGCCGTCGGCCCCTCCGGCGCCCCGCAACGCCGCGTCGCCGTCCCCGACCGCGCCACCCTCGCCGCGGTCTCCGCCGACGGCCGCACGCTCTGGCTCCGCACCCCCACCGGCCTGGCCGCCCAGCGCCTGGCCGCACCCACCCGCACCGCCCCCGTCCCCAACACCGACCTCACCCTCTACCCCCAACCCGGCCGCTACAGCGTCGGCCCCCACCTCAGATGA